From a single Nymphaea colorata isolate Beijing-Zhang1983 chromosome 4, ASM883128v2, whole genome shotgun sequence genomic region:
- the LOC116253288 gene encoding putative F-box/LRR-repeat protein At3g28410 has product MAACGAQKMEVAEDQLSALPDPLIQLILSFLPTNEAARTSVLARRWLHLWTFIPNLHLELRPCRDMHKARRFAMVVDRCLLFRLPPLRSLRLQICADDPLVEAKLEKWVWHIFSKDGLHELVLRPFSVTMNCKQFCLDVPKLPVLPHCKAFNSLNSIHLSELRVTESLMQHLVLNCWLLEDLELSNCYIIGNIKIHGGTHLRLKNLTISHCFSRYWQLDIVAPNLSTFTFVDDRLIDTK; this is encoded by the coding sequence ATGGCTGCCTGTGGTGCTCAGAAGATGGAAGTGGCAGAGGACCAACTGAGCGCACTGCCCGACCCCCTCATTCAGCTCATCCTTTCCTTCCTCCCCACGAATGAGGCTGCCAGGACAAGCGTCTTGGCCCGAAGGTGGCTCCATCTCTGGACCTTCATCCCCAACCTCCATCTTGAACTACGTCCTTGCAGGGACATGCATAAGGCTAGAAGGTTTGCTATGGTGGTCGACCGGTGTCTCCTGTTTCGGCTCCCGCCGTTGCGGAGTCTTCGGTTGCAAATTTGTGCTGATGATCCACTGGTGGAGGCCAAGCTGGAGAAATGGGTTTGGCATATCTTCTCAAAGGACGGCCTCCATGAGCTTGTTCTCCGACCATTTTCTGTCACCATGAACTGTAAGCAGTTCTGTTTAGATGTGCCCAAGCTTCCTGTgcttccccactgcaaagcCTTCAACTCCCTCAATTCGATACATCTTTCTGAATTGAGAGTGACGGAAAGTCTAATGCAACACTTGGTACTAAATTGCTGGTTGTTGGAGGACCTCGAATTGAGCAACTGCTACATTATTGGTAATATCAAAATCCATGGCGGTACCCATCTCCGTCTCAAGAATCTGACGATAAGCCATTGCTTTAGCCGGTACTGGCAGTTGGACATAGTTGCACCCAACCTTTCCACTTTCACCTTCGTGGACGACAGACTGATCGACACCAAGTAA